In the genome of Methanococcoides burtonii DSM 6242, the window CTGCTCAATCTGATACAGGATATTTTAGATATTTCTAAAATAGAAGCTGGAAAGCTTGGGTTTACCTATGAGAAGTTCTCTGTTCCGTCTACTGTCACTGAAGTGGTATTATCGATGTCGGACTTTGCAGCAACAAAAAAGGTTTCTGTAACGGTCAACAATAATGGGGTCTCCCTGATCACTGCTGACAGGACGAAGTTCAAGCAGATACTGTACAACCTCCTGCATAACTCATTGAAGTTTTCGGCCAAAAATGGTTATGTGAAGATCCACACACAGATAATCGATGATATGCTGGAACTATGTGTTCGGGATAATGGGGTTGGTATTCCGGAGGACAAGATCGGTCATTTGTTCGATTGTTTCTATCAGGTGGACACTTCATCTTCACGCCGTTATGGTGGAGCTGGTCTTGGTCTTACACTTGTCAGGCAGTTCGCTGATATGCATGGTGGGAATGTGCATGTGGAAAGTAAGGAGTCTGTTGGGACTACTGTCTATGTGCATATCCCAAAGTGATGAGCGAAAGTGCTGTTGCAGTAAT includes:
- a CDS encoding sensor histidine kinase encodes the protein MLLFEGFIGILGNLNDKQTKYLKNISFSGNHLLNLIQDILDISKIEAGKLGFTYEKFSVPSTVTEVVLSMSDFAATKKVSVTVNNNGVSLITADRTKFKQILYNLLHNSLKFSAKNGYVKIHTQIIDDMLELCVRDNGVGIPEDKIGHLFDCFYQVDTSSSRRYGGAGLGLTLVRQFADMHGGNVHVESKESVGTTVYVHIPK